The nucleotide window TTCTGAGCCTGCCCACCGCTCGGGCTCTCATCCTCGTCCATAAAGTCAGGCGGCTCGCCCAAGTgtgccttcttctttggccAGTTCACGCCATACACCTTTGCGATCTCCTCCAGATAGCCAACAACAAGCTCTTCCCGCGGTGGCGTCACGCTGAGCTTCTTGACAACCTTTTCCGACACCTTTCCATCCGAGTTTTCCACCGCCTGTAGCGCAAACTCCTTACCAAACTTCTCCGCGAGCAGCGTCCGTACTTGGTGGAGCTCCTTGATCTCGGTCTTGGGTGCGGCGTAGATGATGCTCTTGACGGCCTCCTCGAGACCAGGGTCGCATGTGGGCGCCTCCAACAGACCGGCGCGGGCAAGCAAGAGTTCACAGTAGAGTTCCAGAATCTCGTGAAGCTCGGTGGTGATGTCTGACCGGATGATGTTTTCAACACGGATGCGGGCCGAGTCCTCCTTGCCAACATCAAGCAACTGCGCCATAGCCCGTCGCTGGGTCTTGGCGAGGGCTTCATCGCGTTTCTGGACCATACGCAATCTGGCAATAGCCAGTTTCAGCTGGACTTTGAGTTTGGCCTGTGTTCCGAGTGAGCTTCATCGTCCATGTAGACGTTACATGTCGTGGCATAACTTGAGGTGGAGTTAGGATGACGTACCACAAAGGCAGCTCCTGCGGGAGGCATATTTGAGGTGTTTCGGGTAATCTAATGGTGCTTGCTGTGAGAAATAAAAGCTGTGACTAGGTGGGCGACCCAACTATGAGTGGCTGGTTCAGAACAGATAATGAAGTCAAAGATATGATGATGGCCTTTAGGCAACTTGCGAGGTTGTCGTCgagttggaggagacggGACGACGGGAGCACCACAGCTTGTGTGGGGTAGATGGTGGGACCGTATGCGGATCGACAGGGCCATTGGCTGTCGCGAGGGGAGAAACGGGTCCTTGCTCAGTGGGCCGGATGCGTAAGGTAAAGTAGAGAGTACTTAGAAGCCCTTGTAGAATAGGCATTATAGCATGTAGATCTACCTACTTCATGTTGCATTCACGATTCCACCTCCTGACCACTTTTCAGTGCCCTGTACTCGATTTCGAGTTCAACCACCTTCACCACGATACGTCTCGCAGGTGATTCACTCGACCCAACTTCACGATTCCAGTCGATTGTCTCAGAAGATGAGACATCAAACGCGACTACTGTTCCTTCTGAACTGCCATCGACGCAGGCCCGGTCCAAGAACGTTCTGCAGCATATGTGCATCACGTGACAGTATGTACCGGGAACCCTGCTGGTTGCCGGAACGTCAACGACGTCCGCCGAACAACCGGACATCAACTCTCGCagcttcccttcttctcttaCAACGGCCTACTTTTTGACTCCAGTTCCATCCTCCCCAACTCAACTTATATACATGACTTCTCCTTGTCATTTGTGTCACTAATCCTGATATCCCAATACTTTGTTTTTCGCTCCGACGATTCTATTCCCACTCCGCTCAAAATCGAACGCGTGGTCTTTTGTCTCCTCGATCATTGTTACCGCTTCTCTCACAAGGCAACTTATAGACGACTTGATCAGACAGTCGCCCTTAAAAACCAGTCAAGATGGCGGACAAGGATAAGGATAAACAGTACAAATACCGCCAGGAAATCCAGCAGGTTAGTAACTCACCTTGCACGCAAAACCACAATCGTGTTTCGCAGGCAAAGTGCCCTGACAAGTGTTGAGGCACACTCTATGAATTCTCTCTGTTTATATCTCGTGCTTTGCCATCCTCATCCCGTCGATTTGTACCCGTGCACGCTTTTGCTTCATGAATGTGAACCTCCGAATTACACGCTTTTTGAAGCAGCCCAGGAAAGTGGTTAGAGATCCTGAAGGAACGTTGTGGGGATGACGAGCTATCACCTGGATGGCCTCGAATGTCGCCGAGCCCCGGCGAAGTCGGTGGTTTTGCCCACGGGACGATGCTCAATTAGAGAAAAGTGGTTCTTGCCTTCCGCAGTCAACCGAAAGTTGCATGCCAGCTCCGATGGTTGCCTGGTTGCTCTGTTACCGGTCGCGTGATAAATCGGTCTTTTCGGTATTCAGGAACGCCAGGCACCTCGATTCATTCCCTCTCAAAACAAGCTCACTCTGGCCTTAAGGGAAAGCAACTTGCATGGGTCGGCTATTTCCTCCGTTCTTGCAATCGACGGCAACTCTGCACGAGCCACTGTCTCTTCCTTCGCCattcacccaccaccacgcaGCTCCGACCTGAACCTGTGATTTCACATTCACAACAAGTCTCAAAGTTCGAAACCATGAGGCTTCGTTCTGGAACTGTCGCGTCGGCCGCGAAGGAAGACCTATCTTCCCCAGAGCCGTCAGAGCTCATTCTGCGGCGTTCGACACGCATTCAGCGGTCACAATCGGCGAGACCATCACAAACTCCCAAGCCGTCAAGAAAACCGAAGACGACCAGTTCAGCGAGCGATCCCACCCCTCAGACCTCGCGAGGAAGGCCTCCTACCAGGTCTTCTGGCCCACGGCTACAGCGGGTCTCTACTCTCGAAAGCCAGCGGTCACTAACCTACACCCCTACACGTCGTGCCTCTACGGGCAGCGCTCCAAAGGAGCTTGCGGAGAGTTCCGCCAACAGTCCAGGCGTGCCTTCACAGCTTGTGCCTGCGGACCCAGCCATGCACTTGGGGACGGCCTTAGCGACCTCTTCTGAGCAATCATTCCAGGATTTGGAGTCCCTCCATTCTGGATCCCCTATTTCCGGCATCGCTCAGACACTTTCAGTTTTCCAGCATTCTTCTGGCCCTTACATAGAGGAGAATGATCAACAACTGTCCGTACCATCATCTGTCTCGATGTCTATCAGTAGCGGATCCGAACCTCCCCTGCGTGCCGATGTGTCTTAGGAGGACATATACCCAGGAGGTAGCTTAGAGGAGCAACAACACTCGTCTACAACATCTTCAATCTCGATGTCTATCAGCAGCGGGTTCGAACCCCTTTCGGGTACCGATAATTCAGGGCTGGTCACACAACTAGAAGATGACACAACTTCAGCCCACATACAGAGcaggagaaagagagacTCAGGTCATGGAAGTGCAGCCAAAGACTTTTCTATTCCTGCTGATCGCAGCTTCGAGTCGCTCTCTGGAGTTCTCGACAATGGGCATCTTTGTTCCGCAACTGGAGAGCCCAGTCATCTCTTCTCGTCCAAATGCTCATCACCTCCGTATCAACCATCGGAAGTCCTCACTCCGCTAGCAAACTGTCCGGCTACACCGAATGAGAGCTCAGGCTCTGAGACCCAACAACTTGACCAGCCGGCTGTGTTAAAGAAGGCCCAGGAAAACACTGTCAAGTCCCAGACGACAATGAAGCAGGCCCAGATCACTACTGGCAATGAGTTGCAGAACATTGCCAGAAGTGACGAGGCTGGCCAGACCTCGGTACTGCTACCGGAAATCACAGCTCAGCCTCAATGCGAAGATCACAAGTCCGCGGCGGCTGGAGGTTCTTCAACAGAAGGTGGTACTAATGATGTTGTCGAAACCTTCTGGAGCTCTTGTCACCCGAGCAAGGACAGAATCAAGACCATCAGTAGCGCAGAGGTCTGGGTTACCTCTCAAGATCAAAATTCTCAGCCCATAGACGTGGACATGGAGTCCAAAGACCTTCCTGAGGAACCACTCATTCCTGAAGACATCACGCAGGATCAGCCAACAGAACCTACCGCTCAACCAGATGAAGCTATTATGGATCCCGAATGGGATGATTGGATTGATAATGAGATCATCATACCTTCAGCGGCCAGTCAGAAAAATACATTCACGGGAGAATTTTCTACACCAGTTGGtccctccacttcctccGTCCACCAAGTTGGTGATGGATTTGATCTCTTCCAAGACGCGTTCAACACTGCCCTTGATGAGATCAACACAGAAAATCAGGCCAAGCGACCGAAGTTTTCAATTCCCAATGACATCATCTTCCCTTCAAGTGATGCAGAAACAGAGCGTAGAGGCATCAACGACTTCGTCAACCCGTACCCAAAAGACCCTTGGGAATTATACTGGAAGAAAAGAGCAGAGACAAAGGACCAGTTTATTGCCAGATTTACTAACAATGTTCGTCAGATGATGTACGTCTCTGGAGAAACGGGCGAACCATCCGTTGAAACCACGAGTATCATCGAAGACATTGTGCGCCAGCAGGTCATCCATATGGTAAGCCATTACTACCCACTCGCACCCTCTACATATACGATAGAAGACTTACGACTCACACTTTCTGTCACAGCTCAAAAACTGCACCGAACTCGCCGCCCGCCGCGGCTCCCGCTCCATAACCATCAACGACCTAATCTTCCAAATCCGCGACGACGCGCCCAAAGTCTCTCGGCTGCGCACCTTCCTCTCCTGGAAGGACGTGCGCAAGAACGTCAAAGACTC belongs to Neurospora crassa OR74A linkage group IV, whole genome shotgun sequence and includes:
- a CDS encoding DUF292 domain-containing protein, which gives rise to MPPAGAAFVAKLKVQLKLAIARLRMVQKRDEALAKTQRRAMAQLLDVGKEDSARIRVENIIRSDITTELHEILELYCELLLARAGLLEAPTCDPGLEEAVKSIIYAAPKTEIKELHQVRTLLAEKFGKEFALQAVENSDGKVSEKVVKKLSVTPPREELVVGYLEEIAKVYGVNWPKKKAHLGEPPDFMDEDESPSGGQAQKNLEVPLKAEDKEAEAQEELSKATPPVSFGPASPLHVNPPPPSTDNIHPKVTLNHQQLQSKQSPAGGGVVKKAPAKGSIADGIPDVDELAKRFAALKK
- a CDS encoding spt3, whose product is MKQAQITTGNELQNIARSDEAGQTSVLLPEITAQPQCEDHKSAAAGGSSTEGGTNDVVETFWSSCHPSKDRIKTISSAEVWVTSQDQNSQPIDVDMESKDLPEEPLIPEDITQDQPTEPTAQPDEAIMDPEWDDWIDNEIIIPSAASQKNTFTGEFSTPVGPSTSSVHQVGDGFDLFQDAFNTALDEINTENQAKRPKFSIPNDIIFPSSDAETERRGINDFVNPYPKDPWELYWKKRAETKDQFIARFTNNVRQMMYVSGETGEPSVETTSIIEDIVRQQVIHMLKNCTELAARRGSRSITINDLIFQIRDDAPKVSRLRTFLSWKDVRKNVKDSEDKGGDADIGAAGEDPSAAAGIVPGAGGPVDDAAKKNKKAKVGLPWEPSSFYSVEVPEREDEEDEEEEEMNYITLQRLRKADERTKAMTREEYVTWSEFRQASFTYRKGKRFREWAGFGQVTDSKPSDDIVDILGFLTFEMVQSITEEALKIKDHEDLLKERTGEAGPTKKRKLPKGLFDPPGEGRTPVEPRHIHEAFRRLQDPSKKRRAMLNGTRLQPRTDLLII